From one Bacteroidales bacterium genomic stretch:
- a CDS encoding 2-oxo acid dehydrogenase subunit E2, protein MAKFEIIMPKMGESIIEATITKWMKQPGDSVQEDDSLAEIATDKVDSEIPSPVEGKVLQLLYNEGDVVPVGKVIAIIQMEGDEDEAPVVENAKPDTDMKLTTREAENNESAEVPPGDFSSSTRFYSPLVKSIAKAEQISVQELEQIPGSGKENRVTKDDLLNYLKTRKEVKADLPASKPQPATQPVKIDAPKVFALSGEEIVEMDRMRKLIADHMVMSKQVSPHVTSFIEVDVTNIVNWRNKVKDQFQKRENQKITFTPIFLEAAAKTLRDYPMVNVSVDGYKIIKRKNINIGMAAALPNGNLIVPVIKGADHLNLVGMAKAVNELANRARNNKLDPDEIQGGTFTVTNFGSFDSLTGTPIINQPQVAILGLGAIKKRPVVIETEMGDVIAIRHIMILSLAYDHRVVDGALGGMYLKRIREYLEGFDPNQTI, encoded by the coding sequence ATGGCAAAATTTGAGATTATCATGCCCAAAATGGGCGAAAGTATCATAGAAGCAACCATTACAAAATGGATGAAACAACCCGGCGACAGTGTGCAGGAGGACGATTCCCTCGCTGAAATCGCAACGGATAAGGTTGATTCAGAAATCCCTTCACCTGTCGAAGGGAAAGTTTTACAACTACTTTACAATGAAGGCGATGTGGTTCCGGTAGGAAAAGTAATTGCCATCATTCAAATGGAAGGAGATGAAGATGAGGCGCCGGTGGTTGAAAACGCAAAACCCGACACTGACATGAAACTTACGACCCGGGAAGCTGAAAACAATGAATCCGCAGAGGTTCCCCCCGGAGATTTTTCATCTTCAACACGATTCTATTCTCCATTGGTTAAAAGTATTGCCAAAGCTGAGCAGATCTCGGTTCAGGAACTTGAGCAAATACCGGGTAGCGGCAAAGAAAACCGTGTGACTAAAGACGACCTGCTGAACTACCTGAAAACTCGAAAAGAAGTGAAAGCTGATCTACCCGCTTCTAAACCGCAACCTGCCACTCAGCCGGTAAAAATTGATGCACCAAAAGTATTTGCCCTTTCCGGCGAGGAAATCGTGGAAATGGACCGGATGCGCAAACTGATAGCCGATCATATGGTGATGTCAAAACAGGTTTCACCACACGTTACATCATTCATAGAAGTGGATGTTACAAACATCGTGAACTGGCGGAACAAGGTAAAAGACCAATTCCAGAAACGCGAAAACCAAAAGATTACTTTTACCCCTATATTTCTTGAAGCCGCAGCAAAAACACTTCGCGATTACCCAATGGTAAATGTGTCGGTGGACGGATATAAAATTATTAAGCGTAAAAATATCAACATTGGAATGGCTGCGGCGCTTCCAAACGGGAACCTCATTGTTCCGGTGATTAAAGGCGCTGATCATTTGAATCTGGTGGGTATGGCCAAAGCTGTAAATGAGCTTGCCAACCGGGCGCGAAACAACAAGCTTGACCCTGATGAAATCCAGGGAGGAACCTTCACCGTGACCAACTTCGGGAGTTTCGACAGCCTTACCGGCACACCGATCATCAACCAGCCACAAGTAGCCATCCTCGGTCTTGGCGCCATTAAGAAACGCCCCGTTGTGATCGAAACCGAGATGGGTGATGTGATTGCCATCCGCCATATCATGATCCTCTCGCTAGCCTATGACCACAGGGTTGTGGACGGTGCGCTCGGAGGAATGTACCTTAAGCGAATAAGAGAATACCTTGAAGGATTCGATCCAAACCAAACAATCTGA
- a CDS encoding glycosyltransferase, with amino-acid sequence MKLSVVIVNYNVKHFLEQCLHSVRKAAGKLDCEVFVVDNNSVDGSVKMVEEKFPEVKLIANQDNRGFSKANNQAIRIAKGEYVLLLNPDTIVEDDTFNKIIAFMDQNPDAGGLGVKMVDGKGKFLPESKRGLPTPAVAFYKIFGLSKIFPKSKIFGQYHLTYLNPDKIHQVDVLSGAFMLIRKPILDKVGGLDESYFMYGEDIDLSYRITREGFKNYYFPETRIIHYKGESTKKSSINYVLVFYQAMIIFAKKHFSQKNARLFSLLINLAVYFRAFLAILRRVSGKIFLKLLDALVIFAGIYFIQIYWATSVVFKDGGNYPIEFLIVAVPSYIFIWLLSVYLSGGYDKPISLYKIFRGLLAGTIAILVFYSLLDETLRYSRALILLGSFWGYLAMTSIRYLLHWVGFSEYKIGDDGSMRYIVVGNSEEAGRVANLLTTIETQPAFIGLVSFSEKTDSSNFIGSFDQIREIIEIYQINEIIFCAKDIPSRNIIDKMSELKHLEVDYKIAPPESLSLIGSNSINTAGDLFTLELNSIAKISNRRNKRFLDVITSCLLFLSLPVTIFVVKQPFVFTRNIFQVLFAKKTWVGYCKTGTQNTEMLPDLRPGVLNPAAALHFKELNKETLDRLNLLYARDYKTKNDLNIILKGLRNLGNH; translated from the coding sequence ATGAAGCTTTCAGTCGTTATTGTTAATTACAACGTCAAACATTTTCTGGAACAATGTCTGCACTCAGTACGCAAGGCTGCTGGCAAGCTTGATTGTGAAGTGTTTGTGGTTGATAACAATTCAGTGGATGGCTCGGTGAAAATGGTGGAGGAAAAATTTCCGGAAGTAAAACTGATTGCTAACCAGGACAACCGCGGATTTTCAAAGGCCAACAACCAGGCAATACGCATTGCAAAAGGGGAATATGTATTGTTGCTTAATCCCGATACCATTGTTGAAGACGATACTTTTAACAAGATCATCGCTTTTATGGACCAAAACCCCGATGCAGGTGGATTGGGTGTCAAAATGGTTGACGGTAAAGGGAAATTTCTACCCGAATCCAAGCGTGGGTTGCCCACACCAGCAGTTGCTTTTTACAAAATTTTTGGCCTGTCAAAGATATTTCCAAAATCAAAAATCTTCGGTCAATACCATCTCACTTACCTGAATCCAGATAAAATCCACCAGGTGGATGTACTTAGTGGCGCTTTTATGCTTATCCGAAAGCCCATCCTCGATAAAGTCGGAGGGCTTGATGAATCTTATTTTATGTACGGCGAAGACATTGACCTCTCCTACCGTATCACCAGGGAAGGCTTCAAAAATTACTATTTCCCCGAAACCCGGATCATTCACTACAAAGGCGAGAGCACCAAAAAAAGTTCGATCAATTATGTATTGGTGTTCTACCAGGCAATGATCATTTTTGCTAAAAAACATTTTTCCCAAAAAAATGCGCGGTTATTTTCGCTGCTTATTAATCTGGCAGTATATTTCAGGGCATTTTTAGCCATCCTTCGAAGGGTATCAGGAAAAATTTTTCTTAAATTGCTCGATGCACTGGTCATTTTTGCAGGAATCTATTTTATCCAGATTTATTGGGCCACATCGGTGGTTTTTAAGGACGGCGGCAATTATCCGATCGAATTTCTGATCGTTGCTGTACCCTCTTATATTTTCATCTGGCTGCTTTCTGTTTACCTCTCTGGTGGATATGACAAGCCCATCAGCCTGTACAAGATTTTCAGAGGACTTCTTGCCGGCACAATTGCTATTCTGGTGTTTTACAGCTTGTTGGATGAAACCTTGCGTTATTCGAGGGCGTTAATCCTGCTGGGCTCTTTCTGGGGCTACCTTGCCATGACCTCCATCCGGTATTTATTACATTGGGTAGGTTTTTCGGAATACAAAATAGGTGATGACGGAAGCATGCGTTACATTGTTGTGGGCAATAGCGAAGAGGCCGGGCGAGTGGCTAATCTCCTTACAACTATCGAAACACAGCCTGCTTTCATCGGCCTGGTCAGTTTTTCCGAAAAAACAGACAGCAGCAATTTCATTGGCAGTTTCGACCAGATCAGGGAAATCATAGAAATTTATCAGATCAACGAAATCATCTTTTGCGCAAAAGATATCCCATCACGCAATATCATCGATAAAATGTCGGAATTAAAGCATCTTGAAGTAGACTATAAAATTGCACCACCCGAAAGTTTATCGCTGATCGGAAGCAACTCAATCAATACAGCTGGCGACCTTTTCACCCTCGAGCTCAACTCCATCGCAAAAATAAGTAACCGTCGAAACAAGCGGTTTCTCGATGTCATTACTTCGTGTTTGCTTTTTTTAAGTCTGCCGGTCACCATTTTTGTTGTGAAACAGCCTTTCGTATTCACAAGAAATATTTTCCAGGTACTTTTTGCAAAAAAAACCTGGGTTGGATATTGCAAAACCGGAACGCAAAATACCGAAATGCTTCCTGACCTTCGTCCGGGAGTACTCAATCCTGCTGCTGCACTTCATTTCAAGGAACTTAACAAAGAAACTCTCGACCGGCTTAACCTGCTCTATGCAAGAGATTATAAGACAAAAAATGATCTGAATATCATCCTGAAGGGACTTCGCAATCTCGGAAATCACTAA
- a CDS encoding 3'-5' exonuclease: MELHLTKPLAVFDLETTGINVAVDRIIEISIVKISPGGKTDIYTRFINPTIPIPPRSTEIHGITDTDVKDSPTFKDIAGELNSFFGNSDLAGYNSNKFDIPLLVEEFLRADVDFDLKGRKFVDVQNIFHKMEPRTLHAAYKFYCEKDLTNNHSAEADAMATYEILKAQLDRYHNVQIKNKEGQLMTPVVNDMGALSSFSEQYNSADLVGHLVYNDKKQEVFNFGKHKGKSVEMVFEKEPAYYDWMMKADFPLSTKKVITAIKLRQFNKGSVTT; the protein is encoded by the coding sequence ATGGAACTCCACCTCACTAAGCCACTTGCCGTTTTCGATCTCGAAACCACAGGAATCAATGTCGCTGTTGATCGTATCATCGAGATCAGCATTGTGAAGATCTCTCCCGGCGGAAAAACAGACATCTACACCAGATTCATTAACCCTACAATCCCAATTCCACCCCGATCTACCGAAATACACGGCATCACGGATACCGATGTGAAGGATTCACCCACATTTAAAGACATTGCAGGGGAGTTGAACAGCTTTTTCGGAAACAGCGACCTGGCTGGATATAACTCGAACAAATTTGATATTCCATTGCTCGTGGAAGAGTTCCTCAGGGCTGATGTCGATTTTGATCTTAAAGGCCGAAAGTTTGTTGACGTTCAGAATATCTTTCACAAAATGGAACCCCGGACATTGCATGCCGCTTATAAATTCTACTGCGAAAAAGACCTCACCAACAATCACTCAGCCGAAGCCGACGCCATGGCCACATATGAAATTCTGAAAGCCCAGCTCGATCGGTATCATAATGTACAAATTAAAAACAAAGAGGGGCAATTGATGACTCCAGTGGTGAATGATATGGGAGCCTTGAGCAGCTTCTCTGAGCAATATAATTCTGCCGACCTGGTCGGACACCTGGTTTACAACGACAAGAAACAGGAAGTTTTCAACTTTGGAAAACATAAAGGAAAGAGCGTGGAAATGGTATTCGAAAAAGAGCCGGCCTACTATGACTGGATGATGAAAGCTGATTTTCCTCTTTCGACCAAAAAAGTGATAACAGCCATTAAACTTCGGCAGTTTAACAAAGGTTCGGTTACTACCTGA
- a CDS encoding rhomboid family intramembrane serine protease, protein MILVIILVTAIVSFFAFSNRELFDRLKFNAWYIKHDREWYRFISYALLHADWGHLLINMFVLWSFSGVVMQIFTRDFGQMANFYLLMLYIGGLIFATLWDFAKNKDNIYYNAVGASGAVAAVVFSSIILYPDGRIFFFFIPVGIPSWLFGILYLAYSAYMGKRNQDNIGHNAHFWGAIFGIVFTLLIHPDYLTLFYKQLGF, encoded by the coding sequence ATGATTTTGGTTATCATATTAGTAACCGCAATTGTTTCCTTCTTTGCCTTTAGTAACCGGGAATTATTTGATAGGCTAAAATTTAATGCTTGGTACATTAAACATGACCGCGAGTGGTACCGGTTCATTTCTTATGCATTGCTTCATGCCGACTGGGGGCATTTACTAATCAACATGTTTGTGCTCTGGTCGTTCAGTGGCGTGGTCATGCAGATTTTCACACGGGATTTCGGGCAAATGGCCAATTTCTATTTGCTGATGCTTTACATTGGTGGATTAATCTTTGCAACCTTATGGGACTTCGCTAAAAACAAAGATAACATTTACTACAACGCAGTGGGCGCCTCAGGGGCAGTGGCTGCCGTAGTATTTTCCAGTATCATTCTTTATCCTGATGGCCGGATCTTCTTTTTCTTCATACCGGTGGGTATTCCATCGTGGTTGTTCGGGATTCTTTATCTGGCCTATTCAGCATACATGGGAAAGCGCAACCAGGATAACATTGGTCACAATGCCCATTTCTGGGGCGCCATTTTTGGTATTGTCTTTACGCTTCTTATCCATCCTGATTACCTCACTTTATTCTACAAGCAGCTGGGATTTTAA
- a CDS encoding tetratricopeptide repeat protein: MRTVFLIIFQILCIACIYSQNTAVDYLEKAIILQKENDTETALLMCSKAIQMDSTLTPAHFLRGYVNYLLENYRDAIADFTKAIDQKPDYIEAIYYRGRAKHANGNFLGALQDYNKSRELSPAQTTLMVARGWFSSLFGGSNTKENAPPVVD, encoded by the coding sequence ATGAGAACAGTTTTTCTAATCATTTTTCAGATACTCTGTATTGCATGCATTTACAGCCAGAATACCGCAGTTGATTATCTTGAAAAAGCCATTATTTTACAAAAAGAAAACGACACGGAAACCGCACTCCTGATGTGCAGTAAAGCCATTCAAATGGATTCAACGCTCACTCCCGCTCATTTCCTGAGAGGCTATGTAAATTATTTGCTCGAGAATTACAGAGATGCCATAGCTGACTTTACCAAAGCTATCGATCAAAAACCAGATTATATCGAAGCGATTTACTATCGTGGCAGAGCGAAACATGCAAATGGAAATTTTCTCGGCGCCCTGCAGGATTATAACAAGTCGCGCGAGCTGAGCCCGGCTCAGACCACACTTATGGTAGCACGCGGATGGTTTTCCTCCCTTTTCGGAGGTTCAAACACCAAAGAGAATGCACCCCCAGTTGTGGATTAA
- a CDS encoding fumarylacetoacetate hydrolase family protein, giving the protein MKIICIGRNYVEHARELNNPLPDEPVFFMKPDTAMIIRNRPFFYPEFSSNIHYEVELVLKIKKNGRHVLPEFAHTYYDEIGIGIDFTARDLQDKLKQKGLPWEAAKAFDGSAPVSNFVPLSKYPDPKNIHFRLFKNGDLVQDGNSRLMMFDFNNILIHVSKYVTLKMGDLIFTGTPAGVGPVSIGDRLEAYIDDERMLKCDVK; this is encoded by the coding sequence ATGAAAATCATCTGTATTGGTCGTAATTATGTGGAGCACGCCCGTGAATTGAATAACCCATTACCCGACGAGCCCGTTTTTTTTATGAAGCCTGACACTGCGATGATTATCCGCAACCGGCCGTTTTTCTACCCGGAGTTCTCCTCCAATATTCATTATGAGGTTGAATTAGTGCTGAAAATCAAAAAAAACGGCAGGCATGTTCTTCCTGAGTTTGCCCATACGTATTATGACGAAATTGGAATCGGTATTGACTTCACAGCCAGGGACCTACAGGACAAACTCAAGCAAAAAGGGCTACCCTGGGAAGCAGCAAAAGCGTTCGACGGATCGGCGCCGGTCAGTAATTTCGTGCCATTAAGTAAGTATCCTGACCCAAAAAACATCCATTTCAGGCTTTTTAAAAACGGAGATCTTGTACAAGATGGAAATTCCAGATTGATGATGTTTGATTTCAACAACATCCTGATCCATGTTTCAAAGTATGTTACCTTGAAAATGGGCGATCTCATTTTCACCGGAACACCTGCAGGAGTTGGCCCTGTATCTATCGGCGACCGCCTGGAAGCCTATATTGATGATGAACGGATGCTCAAGTGTGACGTGAAGTAA